A DNA window from Ctenopharyngodon idella isolate HZGC_01 chromosome 10, HZGC01, whole genome shotgun sequence contains the following coding sequences:
- the kdm6bb gene encoding lysine (K)-specific demethylase 6B, b encodes MYHIAEQYSGRNSWDSFPSSGPNRAPWAPGSNRHWAPPSRCSGGNYQSPSQNYTAGRNYPNKAYNNRPPGFSRDRPHTHPRDRGIGKEQRVPRGCGPTQNQHHNPERSTLNYSSSCGGHLSSSNNHGSQPHRYGGPHQQQRSTGRSPQTQGEKWTQSTQSRTFQGPSLKRPVPPHNISPPLRDPSPSRDDCPSKRSRSISSHQNFHPRDKYFINRQPPSHPPRPWSPAYKSSMPWSLSEKRSSPSRFQESNHSVMRDHTYRPYSLPSPPNIAISQGPHSKKPTKQGPPHHPVRDHSGPHPRGAKGGWDCPSPANLTSVPYNQQHQLPPPQRHTGPSSSPVTSVPQPRFNTAQPGWKTQSRSGKHGNSEMGRTTSSLESQQSEGGDRKRPSASKHISRQRSPIQPYSSAEGRVRDCTEWRNPETGLRKHDQRDSDSPSEPTTQTSDRGQRAQRSEIKKSRHSKHQTGFKSTHKSSLSKLDTELLKHIQAKRRHKDRLKRKERKEEGELLDTKERMEKKLEDRKKKKMREGRKGHDKKNIHQNGRKLGQMKRRAKEERKQGMHEDRKSEMPTSKSASPSLGTLYPSDSGPLLDDLLSEPLHFSHREEEFSQHTSGFIPPCKSPVNNNHYSPCQSTRKANTKALEVGNQSDSSESAHVDTSDDDSLETHDVGGSKPTVPDKQMVCKEPIRSKEGVTGLHSAPDLLPAHCTYSEELLRLDPPTSPPVLSWQGSPVSDLGDDEEGKEEDMIGVLRRPVLQPSPTHSSPLRDSVEISTGVDYCHSDLAKLYGFSESSKAMDTEEEDEEKKEGEQKDSSPNTSSSPEPNKPHLHQMDTFKSPTSAMGSHRYTYRGGPFGRPPPGALVGLKYSSSLSLGPEIHPPDQHSPPATSPTTDILDQVTPPQIQPIEKDKKSQREEEREENKAKEEEIAEEKKETEVQKMDEQTETKVAESAKDPTCTSLEQKEPLMSPATLQAKLVHSCELLLTQNSSPMSKAMKVSGPMFTERENERDRVRQKDQVRSLRKVGRSMKGENPEKSEGGETKKETVKDDTETMDSSSKGSNKQLMETRTKQVFTENQQIDMKDGETELKEVEKEKETDVKKETMKEDTVKVDTSATASSTCARTNTQTSVAVTLSGRPPLLDRVNLLNLQELSKIPLKELTIRLVKIESGGRQTFIASEIEQQSIPLNTINIRNNAAEVIRACKGANIKSKFRESYLLPAFSVKPVLSSETPIPREKLNPPTPSIYLESKRDAFSPVLLQFCTDPKNAVTVIRGLAGSLRLNLGLFSTKSLVEANSEHAVEVRTQVQQPADENWNHSGSAQTWPCESSRSHTTIAKYAQYQASSFQESLQEEKDSEDEEEEDKSEKKNVTKSNLQVNTGSSFSTASSEQKAVGKIIKFGTNIDLSDPKRWKLQLQELLKLPAFMRVSSSANMLSHVGHTILGMNTVQLYMKVPGSRTPGHQENNNFCSVNINIGPGDCEWFAVHEHYWKAISDFCEKHGVDYLTGSWWPVLEDLYRSNIPVYRFIQRPGDLVWINAGTVHWVQAVGWCNNIAWNVGPLNAYQYQLALERFEWNEIKKVKSIVPMIHVSWNVARTIKITDPNTFKMIKHCLLQSIKHIQILRDQLVSTGKKISYQSRVKDEPAYYCNECDVEVFNLLFVTSENSSRKTYVVHCEDCARERSHSLTGVVVLEQYRIDELMNTYDNFILAPVPCCR; translated from the exons ATGTATCACATAGCAGAGCAGTATTCTGGACGTAACTCGTGGGACTCCTTCCCCTCTTCTGGGCCGAATCGAGCACCATGGGCCCCAGGCAGCAACCGGCACTGGGCTCCTCCATCCAG GTGCAGCGGAGGGAACTATCAATCCCCATCCCAAAACTACACAGCAGGAAGAAACTACCCAAACAAAGCTTATAACAACAG ACCTCCAGGTTTCAGCAGGGACAGACCCCACACTCACCCCAGAGACAGAGGCATCGGAAAGGAGCAGAGGGTCCCAAGGGGCTGCGGACCAACACAGAACCAGCACCACAACCCAGAACGCTCCACCCTAAACTACAGCTCAAGCTGTGGAGGACACCTCTCTAGCAGCAACAATCACGGCAGCCAGCCACACAGG TATGGGGGTCCGCACCAGCAGCAGCGTTCCACTGGGCGCTCCCCACAGACCCAGGGAGAGAAGTGGACACAGTCAACTCAGTCCAGGACTTTCCAAGGGCCCTCTCTCAAACGTCCAGTACCTCCTCACAATATCTCACCACCCCTCCGTGACCCATCCCCTTCACGAGACGACTGTCCCAGCAAGAGGAGTAGAAGCATCAGCTCGCACCAG AATTTCCACCCGAGAGACAAATATTTCATCAACCGCCAACCTCCATCACATCCACCTCGGCCCTGGAGCCCAGCATACAAAAGCTCAATGCCCTGGAGCCTGTCTGAGAAGAGGTCCTCCCCCTCTCGCTTTCAG GAGTCTAATCATTCAGTCATGAGAGATCACACCTACAGACCATATTCCCTTCCATCTCCACCCAACATTGCCATAAGCCAGGGCCCCCACAGCAAGAAACCCACCAAACAGGGGCCACCCCATCATCCGGTCCGAGATCATTCAGGCCCCCATCCCCGCGGGGCCAAAGGGGGCTGGGATTGCCCATCACCAGCAAACCTCACCAGTGTGCCTTACAATCAGCAGCACCAGCTCCCTCCACCACAGAGGCACACCGGCCCTTCCAGCAGCCCAGTCACCTCAGTACCTCAGCCCAGATTCAACACAGCACAGCCTGGCTGGAAAACACAGAGCCGCTCTGGAAAACACGGCAACAGC GAGATGGGGCGTACCACTTCTAGCCTGGAATCCCAACAGTCTGAGGGTGGGGACAGAAAACGTCCAAGTGCATCCAAACACATAAGCCGCCAACGTAGTCCCATTCAGCCGTACAGCAGTGCTGAGGGTAGAGTCAGAGATTGTACAGAATGGAGGAACCCAGAGACTGGGTTAAGGAAACATGATCAGAGAGACTCAGACTCTCCTTCTGAACCCACCACTCAAACCTCAGACAGAGGTCAGAGGGCACAGAGGTCAGAAATCAAGAAGAGCAGACACTCTAAACACCAGACTGGATTCAAATCCACCCACAAGAGCTCCCTCAGCAAGCTGGACACTGAACTCTTGAAACACATTCAAGCCAAGAGGAGGCACAAGGATCGTTTAAAGAGGAAGGAGAGAAAGGAGGAAGGAGAGCTGTTAGACACAAAGGAAAGGATGGAGAAAAAACTGGAGgacaggaaaaagaaaaagatgagGGAAGGCAGGAAAGGGCATGATAAGAAAAACATACATCAAAATGGGAGGAAGTTGGGACAGATGAAAAGAAGAGCAAAAGAGGAGAGAAAACAAGGAATGCATGAAGACAGGAAGAGTGAGATGCCTACTTCGAAATCAGCATCTCCCAGTTTAGGAACATTGTACCCCAGTGATTCTGGACCTCTCCTGGATGACCTACTGTCCGAGCCACTTCATTTCAGTCACAGAGAGGAAGAATTCTCTCAACATACCTCAGGGTTCATCCCACCTTGTAAATCTCCTGTCAATAATAACCATTATTCTCCATGCCAGTCAACCCGTAAAGCCAATACTAAAGCCTTAGAGGTTGGCAACCAATCAGACTCTTCTGAGTCTGCACATGTAGACACTAGTGATGATGACAGTCTAGAGACCCATGATGTTGGTGGGTCCAAACCTACTGTTCCCGATAAGCAGATGGTTTGTAAAGAACCCATTAGAAGCAAGGAGGGTGTCACAGGGTTGCATAGTGCCCCAGACCTTCTCCCTGCTCACTGCACCTATAGCGAGGAGCTCCTAAGGTTGGACCCACCAACAAGCCCACCTGTTCTGAGCTGGCAGGGCTCTCCGGTGTCGGACTTGGGTGATGATGAGGAAGGGAAAGAGGAAGATATGATTGGAGTTCTGAGGAGGCCAGTGCTACAACCCAGTCCAACACACTCATCTCCACTTAGAGACTCAGTGGAGATCAGCACTGGTGTTGACTATTGCCACAGCGATTTGGCCAAGttgtatggcttttctgagtCCTCTAAAGCAATGGACACtgaggaggaggatgaagaaaagaaagaaggagAGCAGAAAGATAGTAGTCCTAATACATCAAGCAGCCCTGAGCCCAACAAACCACACTTGCACCAAATGGACACGTTCAAATCCCCAACCTCAGCAATGGGCAGCCATAGATACACTTACAGGGGAGGACCATTTGGTCGGCCTCCTCCTGGTGCTTTAGTTGGGTTGAAATACTCATCATCTCTGTCCTTGGGTCCTGAGATCCACCCTCCAGACCAGCATAGTCCACCTGCCACATCTCCAACAACAGATATCCTAGATCAGGTCACACCACCACAGATCCAGCCCATAGAGAAGGATAAAAAGAGTCaaagagaggaagaaagagaggaaaataaggcaaaagaagaagaaatagcagaagaaaaaaaggaaacagaGGTGCAGAAGATGGATGAACAAACAGAGACCAAAGTAGCTGAATCGGCTAAAGACCCAACCTGCACATCACTGGAGCAGAAGGAACCTCTGATGTCTCCCGCCACCCTGCAGGCTAAACTAGTTCACAGCTGCGAGCTACTGCTCACTCAAAACTCCAGTCCCATGTCAAAGGCCATGAAAGTCAGTGGTCCCATGTTTactgagagagaaaatgaacGAGACCGGGTGAGACAGAAAGATCAAGTGAGGTCTCTAAGAAAAGTTGGTAGGAGCATGAAAGGAGAAAATCCTGAAAAGAGTGAGGGAGGAGAGACTAAAAAGGAAACAGTGAAGGATGACACAGAGACAATGGATTCCTCCTCTAAAGGTTCAAACAAGCAACTAATGGAAACCAGGACCAAACAGGTTTTCACAGAAAACCAACAAATTGACATGAAAGATGGAGAAACAGAACTTAAAGAAGtcgagaaagaaaaagagaccGATGTTAAAAAAGAGACTATGAAAGAAGACACAGTAAAAGTTGATACATCTGCCACAGCATCATCTACATGTGCCAGAACCAACACACAAACCTCTGTTGCTGTGACTCTCTCCGGCAGACCTCCACTTCTAGACCGGGTCAATCTCCTAAATCTGCAGGAGTTGTCTAAAATTCCTTTGAAAGAACTGACGATCCGTTTGGTCAAGATTGAAAGCGGAGGTCGGCAGACTTTTATCGCCTCAGAAATCGAGCAGCAGAGCATACCACTCAATACCATCAACATCAGAAACAACGCAGCTGAGGTCATTCGAGCCTGCAA AGGAGCAAACATCAAGAGCAAGTTTCGGGAGTCATACCTGCTCCCAGCATTTTCAGTGAAGCCTGTCCTGTCCAGTGAGACTCCTATTCCCAGAGAGAAACTGAACCCTCCAACGCCTAGCATTTAT ctGGAGAGTAAAAGGGACGCTTTCTCTCCCGTGCTGCTGCAATTCTGCACAGACCCTAAAAATGCTGTCACTGTCATCAGAGGACTGGCTGGATCCCTCCGTCTCA ATCTGGGTCTGTTCTCCACTAAATCCCTGGTGGAGGCCAACTCTGAGCATGCAGTGGAGGTGAGGACTCAGGTGCAGCAGCCGGCGGACGAGAACTGGAACCATTCAGGATCCGCTCAGACCTGGCCCTGTGAAAGTAGCAGATCTCACACAACCATCGCAAAATACGCACAATACCAAGCATCCAGTTTCCAGGAGAGCTTACAG GAAGAGAAAGACAGtgaagatgaggaggaggaagacaaatcagagaaaaaaaatgtgacaaaatccaACTTGCAAGTCAATACTGGGTCTTCTTTTTCCACAGCCAG ctCGGAGCAGAAAGCCGTTGGAAAAATCATCAAATTTGGAACCAACATTGACTTATCTGACCCAAAACG GTGGAAGCTGCAGCTGCAGGAGTTGTTGAAGTTGCCTGCGTTCATGCGAGTGTCCTCGAGCGCCAACATGCTGAGTCACGTTGGCCACACTATACTGGGCATGAACACAGTCCAGCTTTATATGAAGGTCCCTGGCAGCCGCACACCAG GACATCAGGAAAATAATAACTTCTGTTCAGTGAACATCAATATTGGCCCTGGAGACTGTGAGTGGTTTGCTGTCCATGAACACTACTGGAAAGCCATCAGTGACTTCTGTGAAAA GCATGGCGTGGACTATCTGACAGGCTCGTGGTGGCCGGTTCTGGAGGACCTGTACCGTTCAAACATCCCAGTGTACCGCTTCATTCAGAGACCAGGTGACCTGGTGTGGATCAACGCTGGCACTGTGCATTGGGTCCAGGCCGTGGGCTGGTGCAACAACATTGCCTGGAACGTGGGCCCTTTAAACG CCTATCAATACCAGCTGGCTCTTGAGCGCTTTGAGTGGAACGAGATCAAGAAAGTCAAATCGATCGTCCCTATGATTCACGTGTCCTGGAACGTCGCCCGCACAATCAAGATCACAGACCCAAACACGTTCAAGATGATCAA ACATTGTCTCCTCCAGTCCATCAAACACATTCAGATTTTGAGGGACCAACTGGTGTCTACAGGGAAGAAGATCTCCTATCAGAGCAGGGTGAAGGATGAGCCAGCGTATTACTGCAACGAGTGTGAT GTGGAGGTGTTTAACCTGCTGTTTGTGACCAGTGAGAACAGCAGTAGGAAGACGTATGTGGTTCACTGTGAGGACTGCGCTCGGGAGAGGAGCCACAGTCTGACCGGGGTGGTGGTGCTGGAGCAGTACCGCATTGATGAGCTGATGAACACATATGATAACTTCATCCTG GCTCCAGTTCCGTGCTGTAGGTGA